One Setaria italica strain Yugu1 chromosome II, Setaria_italica_v2.0, whole genome shotgun sequence DNA segment encodes these proteins:
- the LOC111256212 gene encoding protein ACCELERATED CELL DEATH 6-like, with translation MLGLVSVLVAAVTFASAFTLPGGYYQTGSDKAGAPLLAGSYAFDAFILSDTLAFICSCMATFSLIFVGVPAMDISLRYWYFQLSALLLRSSGRSLVVAFALGLYLVLAPIARATATAVCVIIFTCSLYGNSEAWQMLRVADAARARLGTRMHVAWTLGLTFYNVFGIVFLNFWSFVIIFGLPAAIRKVVHAK, from the coding sequence ATGCTGGGCCTTGTGTCGGTGCTTGTTGCTGCCGTGACATTTGCATCAGCTTTCACCTTGCCCGGAGGTTACTACCAAACCGGCTCGGACAAGGCCGGCGCGCCATTGCTTGCTGGGAGCTACGCCTTCGATGCGTTCATCCTCTCCGATACGCTGGCGTTCATCTGCTCGTGTATGGCTACCTTCAGCCTCATCTTCGTTGGGGTGCCTGCGATGGACATTTCTCTACGCTACTGGTACTTCCAGCTTTCCGCCCTCTTGCTGCGCAGCAGCGGAAGAAGCTTGGTGGTCGCCTTCGCGCTGGGGCTGTACCTGGTGCTGGCTCCGATTGCTCGCGCGACTGCCACCGCGGTCTGTGTGATTATCTTTACGTGTTCACTCTATGGGAATTCGGAAGCCTGGCAGATGCTTCGTGTTGCGGATGCGGCCCGTGCGAGATTGGGAACTCGGATGCACGTCGCATGGACTCTTGGGCTCACGTTCTATAACGTCTTTGGCATTGTGTTTCTAAACTTCTGGTCCTTCGTAATAATCTTCGGCCTCCCAGCAGCAATTCGGAAGGTGGTGCATGCAAAGTAG